A stretch of DNA from Microbacterium croceum:
GTTCCCCCGCGAACGTGGGGGGCACGTGCACCGCGACGGTCGCCGCCGCAGCCGGGGCGACATCCGTGGTCGTCTCGAACGGAAGGCTCAACGCTGGACAGGCGTCGTGCACCATCACCCTGGACGTCACCTCGAACACCGCGGGGACATACGACAACTGCGCCGCGAACATCACCGCGCACGTGGGCATCGACCTTCCCGCCTGCGCATCGGTGAGGTTCTTCCCATCCGACCCCTGCGTGGCGGTGCCGGTGTGGACGAACACCGCGAATGCGCTGCAGCAGTACAACCCCACGACCTTCCAGCTCGTCTCCTCGACCCCGCTGGCGCGTGAGTACGGGGACATCGCGTGGAGCAGCAACGGAAGTGCGCTGTACGGGGTGGACTATGACGGTGGCACGGGTCGGGCGCCGGTGTTGAGGCGGATCGATCCGGTGACCGGTGCTGAGCTCGCATCGGTTGCGATCACGGGGCCGATTCTGACGCAGGCGACGGTTCCGGGTCCGAGTGCGACTCTGTACAGCCTGAACGCGCTGGCGGCGCTGGATGCGAACACGTTGCTGGTGGGGTCGTACTCGTCGAGGGCGATCTATCGGCTGGATGTGAATACCGGGGTCACGACGCTGTGGACGCAGTTCCCGAGCCAGATCAGTTCTGCGGGCGACTTCACGGTGCTGCCGGACGGCGACATCCTCGCCTTCGGTGTACGCCCTCTCGATGGAAATCTGTCGAACTCGCGGGTCTACCGCATTCATCCTGACGGGTCGATGACGCAGATCGGCACCGTACCGGCGATGTGGGGTGGTGCGCAGTCCGGAGGCAACTTCTTCATGGCCGCCCCGAGCGGTCAGCTCAATCGGATCTCGCTCGCGTCTCTGCCCACGGCGGCGAGCACGGCGATGCTCTCCTACACGACGGTGCTGTCGGGAGGACCGCAGTTCTACGGGGCGAGCGCCGTTCAGGATGCCGGTCAGTGCGTCGGTCTGACGATCACGAAGGCACCGAGCCCGGCAGTCATCACCGGACCGGGGCAGACCGTGACCTACAGCTTCACCGTGAAGAACATCTCCGACGTGCGCATCCAGAACATCGTGGTGACCGATGTGCAGCAGGCGCCTGCGGGGGCGTTGACGTCTGGTCCGACCTGCCCCGTCACGGTGCTGAACCCGGGGCAGAGCACTGTGTGCACGGGCACCTATATCGCCACGAACGCGGACGTCGCTCATGGTCGCATCGACGACACGGCCACCGCGGCCGGCGCGACGCAGGAGGGCCGCGAGGTCATCTCGAACCAGGCGACGGCGACGGTGCCGATCCAGCCGGTTCTGACCTGGTCGTTGTCGAAATCAGCGTCAGTCGCCGGAGTCCCCCTTGCCCAGGGCGCCGTCGTCGAGCCCGGGGACGAGATCTCCTACACGGTCACCGCGGTCAGCGCGGCCACGGTCGACATCACCGGCGTGACGCTGTCGGACGACCTTGCCGAGGTATTGGATGACGCGACGTTCGTTCCGGGGTCGGGGCAGCTCGTCATCGGCGCAGGCACTCCGGTCGCGGTCGCCGATCCTGCAGGGGCGGTCCTGACAGCAGGACCGTTCACGCTCCCGAAGGGTGCGACGGCGACTCTGACCTACCGGGTGACCGTGGGGGCGGACGCGTGGTCGTCGACGCTCACGAACGTGGTCACGGGAGCGGCAGGAACTCCGGCCGCGCCGATCGATCCGGAACCGTGTGACGAGGACTGCACGACGTCGCAGGTGACGCCGACGCCGGTGCAGATCCAGAAGGTCGGTGAGGCGTCGACCGGGGCTGTGGTGCCGATGGACGGGTCGTCGTGGGCGATCTTCTCGGCGGAGACCGGGGGAACGGCGCTCGTGGACCCGGTGCCGGCGGCGGTGTCGGGTGGGACTCCGGTGACGGGTCTGTTCCGTGACGTCACCCTCACGGCGGGGACGTACTGGTTGGAGGAGACGCGGGCGCTGGACGGGTTCGCGCTGCTCGCAGGGCGGGTGCCGTTCACGGTCGCCGCCGACGGCACGATCACGCTCGGCGCCGGTGTCTCCTCGAATGTGCAGCTGGTGGATGTCGACGGCATCCGCACGATCCGTGTCGAAGACGTTCCCGCTCTCGATCTCCCGGACGCCGGAGGGCCCGGCACGGCCTGGATCTCCCTGATCGGCCTCACCCTCCTCCTCACCGGCACCACCGCCGGCACCCTCAACCTCGCGCGACGACGACGAGCACTCGCCGTCACCTCACGCGGTCCCCGGGCGTGACATGCGCGCCCACCCGAATACCCGAGAAACGCAAGACCAGACCCAAGGGGGAAGAAACATGAAGACCATGAATCCGGCACGACGCGGACTCCGCGTCGGCCTCGCAGCGAGCGCCGCCGCGGTGCTCCTGGGGCTCGGCCTCGCGGCACCGGCGGCAGCGGCGCCGCTGGTCGGCCCGAACGCCACCGGCTCGATCACCGTGCACAAGCTCGAAGCGCCCGACACCCCCACCGGCCTGCCGAACAACGGCACGGCCGTGGACACCGCCGGTCTCACCCCGCTCCCCGGGGTCGAGTTCCAGGTGCGGCAGGTCACCGGCATCGACCTGTCGACCAACAGCGGCTGGACGAACGCCTCGACGCTGTCGGGCGTGTTCGACGCCGCAGATCCCGAAGGCTCGATCACCGGCGCGGGATACACGCTCGCGGCGGGTTCGTCTCTGGTGACGGATGCCGCAGGTCAGGCGTCGTTCACGGGCCTCCCCGTCGGCCTGTATCTCGTCGAGGAGACCAGCTTCCCGGCGGGGGTGACGCCATCGGCACCGTTCCTCGTGTCGGTGCCGCTGACCGATCCCGACAACCATGACGCGTGGCTGTACGACGTGCACGTCTACCCGAAGAACGCCGTCACGTCGGCGACCAAGACCGTGGAGGATGCGGATGCCGTGCAGCTGGGCGATGAGGTGACGTTCACGATCACGTCCGATATCCCCAACGTCGACCCGATCGACGGCTACAAGATCGTCGACGTGCTCGACAGCAAGCTCGACTACGTCGCCTCCACCGTGACCCTGGCTGACGGCACGACGATCGCCGAGGGCACCGACTACACGATCACGCATGACGCCGCGACGAACGCCGTCACCGTCCAGTTCACCGCTGCCGGACGCGCAGTGCTCGCCGCCCACAACACGACACGCGTGGTCGTGGACATCATCACCACGGTGAACACGATCGGCGAGATCGTCAACCAGGCGCTCGTGTACCCGAACCTGCCCAGCTTCGACATCGAGCCCGGTGAGCCCGGCGGGCCCACCACGACCCCCGAGGTCGAGACCCGCTGGGGCGGCCTGACCGTGGAGAAGGTCGGACCGGGTGGCCAGGCACTCACCGGTGCCGTCTTCCAGATCTTCACGTCGGCCGCCGATGCGGCAGCGCAGACGAACCCGGTCACCCTGAACGGCGAGACGGAGTTCGAGGTGACTGACGCCGATGGCACGCTCACCATCACCGGCCTGCGCTACAGCGACTTCGCCAACGGGGCCACGGTCGCACCGGGTGACGCCGGGTACCTGCAGTACTACCTCGTCGAGGTGAAGGCACCTACCGGTTACGAGCTCCTCGCCCAGCCGATCGAGTTCACCGTCACCGCCGCCACCACCGCCGCGGGCATCGACCTGACCGTCACCAACGTGCCTCACAACGGCGGCTTCCAGCTGCCGTTCACCGGTGGCACCGGTACCGGTCTGCTCTACCTGGTAGGCCTCGGCCTCGTCGCCGGTGGCATCGTGTTCCTCGTCATCAAGCGACGTCGGAACGCCTGACCCGCATCGTGAGGGGAGGGCGGCCGTCGCCGGCCGCCCTCCCCTCACCCCCACCGCTGCATCAGGAGGAGATCATGACGACCACAGACGCGGGAGTCGCCACCCCGGCGCGGCGTGCCGAGCGGCGATGGTCGCGGGCCAACATCGTGGTCGGTCTCGTCGTCGTCGCCGGCACCTGCCTGGTCGCGTATCCGTCGGCAGGCGCGTGGGTCACCGACCTGACCCACGCCTCCACCGTGTCGGGATACGCGCAGGAGGTCGCTGCGACGGACGCCGACGAGCTCGACGACATCCTCGCGGCCGCGCGGCAGTACAACGCCGACCTTCCGGACGGCCCGCTCCGCGATCCGTACGTGCTCAATGCCGAGGGCGGTGCCGATGACACCCGCGATCAGCATTCGGACTACCTCGCCCAGCTCTCCCTGCGTCCGGACGCGCCGATGGCGCGCATCCGCGTCCCGGAGATCGATGTCGATCTGCCGGTCTACCACGGCACGGATGAGAGCACCTTGGCGAAGGGCATCGGGCACCTCTACGGCTCCGCGCTTCCGGTCGGGGGCGCGGGCACGCACGCCGTGCTCACCGGGCACTCCGGAATCCCTGGCGAGACCCTGTTCACCCGACTCGGCGAGGTGGAGATCGGCGATGCGGTCGTGGTCGAGGTCGCCGGCGAGAAGCTGACCTACCTCGTGGACCAGATCAAGACCGTGCTGCCCGATGTCGGCGATGACCTGCGACAGGTCGCGGGCCACGACTACCTCACGCTGCTCACCTGCACGCCCATCGGCGTGAACACGCATCGACTGCTGGTGCGGGCGGAGCGAGTGGAATCCACATCGGATGACGCGGCGCAGATCGCCCTGCCTGCGTCGGCGACATCGCCCGCGTTCCCCTGGGATGCCGCACTCATGCTGATCGGCGGATTCGCGATCGCCTTCGCCATCGCCCGCCCTCGCGCTGTGTCCTCGTAGTCCCCCGACCCCCACCCGCGAGGCACTCTCCTCTCCCCGGAGCCTCGCGGGTGGGCCTGTTCATGCATCGCGCGATGGCGCGGTGGACCATCCGTGCAGCGCGGCGGAACTCGCGGAGTCGGGGGAGACGGGCGAGCGGAGGTGCCTCCGTGCTGTGATGCCCTGTCTCCTCCCGAAACCTGCGATCCTCGCGGATCCTCTCCCCGACCTTCGCAGTTCTCGCCGTCTGAACGAATCGTCCGTGGCGGGATCGTGCATCCTCCCCTAGGGTGAAGGTGCATGCACAAGGGGATTAGATCGTCTCCGTCACCCCCAGATGACGGGCAGCCTTCCCCAGAGGCAAGACGATCCGTGCATGCGATTGGGCCCTCTCGAGTAGTTCAGTCCCCAATGGACT
This window harbors:
- a CDS encoding DUF7933 domain-containing protein — its product is MRREAPPFRGLRGRNEGGTTAPFHPLSAARTVDPGSAPRVDISPERRDQRHVTIGENVMDSSEAPFRVDGDRRRLRRRRVTRLGAMACTAMLIAFFGVVGATGGAGSASAAPGSPGVPGAPAVLFQEDFQQGTGITELENYVSASGATYSADPFWLDATACNGFILSQPDPFPGGTVCGGRATEWTEVQRKAAALGLLNSPQNSTTNRAVSSNTSSNGPANARQFISSQLSVPSNGRFITFSVDAAATNCATGNQPSLRFYLTNAAGTETPVSSSAINPCTDSRRLTTTAFGGSVSYGRFPANGSMLYTSATLGITMRNVQGNGIGNDGAFDNIRVLDVTPQLDKSFSPASVPTGGTSTLTLTVTNTSELAEKVGWSFTDSLPTGLAVRSPANVGGTCTATVAAAAGATSVVVSNGRLNAGQASCTITLDVTSNTAGTYDNCAANITAHVGIDLPACASVRFFPSDPCVAVPVWTNTANALQQYNPTTFQLVSSTPLAREYGDIAWSSNGSALYGVDYDGGTGRAPVLRRIDPVTGAELASVAITGPILTQATVPGPSATLYSLNALAALDANTLLVGSYSSRAIYRLDVNTGVTTLWTQFPSQISSAGDFTVLPDGDILAFGVRPLDGNLSNSRVYRIHPDGSMTQIGTVPAMWGGAQSGGNFFMAAPSGQLNRISLASLPTAASTAMLSYTTVLSGGPQFYGASAVQDAGQCVGLTITKAPSPAVITGPGQTVTYSFTVKNISDVRIQNIVVTDVQQAPAGALTSGPTCPVTVLNPGQSTVCTGTYIATNADVAHGRIDDTATAAGATQEGREVISNQATATVPIQPVLTWSLSKSASVAGVPLAQGAVVEPGDEISYTVTAVSAATVDITGVTLSDDLAEVLDDATFVPGSGQLVIGAGTPVAVADPAGAVLTAGPFTLPKGATATLTYRVTVGADAWSSTLTNVVTGAAGTPAAPIDPEPCDEDCTTSQVTPTPVQIQKVGEASTGAVVPMDGSSWAIFSAETGGTALVDPVPAAVSGGTPVTGLFRDVTLTAGTYWLEETRALDGFALLAGRVPFTVAADGTITLGAGVSSNVQLVDVDGIRTIRVEDVPALDLPDAGGPGTAWISLIGLTLLLTGTTAGTLNLARRRRALAVTSRGPRA
- a CDS encoding SpaH/EbpB family LPXTG-anchored major pilin, whose product is MKTMNPARRGLRVGLAASAAAVLLGLGLAAPAAAAPLVGPNATGSITVHKLEAPDTPTGLPNNGTAVDTAGLTPLPGVEFQVRQVTGIDLSTNSGWTNASTLSGVFDAADPEGSITGAGYTLAAGSSLVTDAAGQASFTGLPVGLYLVEETSFPAGVTPSAPFLVSVPLTDPDNHDAWLYDVHVYPKNAVTSATKTVEDADAVQLGDEVTFTITSDIPNVDPIDGYKIVDVLDSKLDYVASTVTLADGTTIAEGTDYTITHDAATNAVTVQFTAAGRAVLAAHNTTRVVVDIITTVNTIGEIVNQALVYPNLPSFDIEPGEPGGPTTTPEVETRWGGLTVEKVGPGGQALTGAVFQIFTSAADAAAQTNPVTLNGETEFEVTDADGTLTITGLRYSDFANGATVAPGDAGYLQYYLVEVKAPTGYELLAQPIEFTVTAATTAAGIDLTVTNVPHNGGFQLPFTGGTGTGLLYLVGLGLVAGGIVFLVIKRRRNA
- a CDS encoding class C sortase codes for the protein MTTTDAGVATPARRAERRWSRANIVVGLVVVAGTCLVAYPSAGAWVTDLTHASTVSGYAQEVAATDADELDDILAAARQYNADLPDGPLRDPYVLNAEGGADDTRDQHSDYLAQLSLRPDAPMARIRVPEIDVDLPVYHGTDESTLAKGIGHLYGSALPVGGAGTHAVLTGHSGIPGETLFTRLGEVEIGDAVVVEVAGEKLTYLVDQIKTVLPDVGDDLRQVAGHDYLTLLTCTPIGVNTHRLLVRAERVESTSDDAAQIALPASATSPAFPWDAALMLIGGFAIAFAIARPRAVSS